Proteins from a genomic interval of Sporomusaceae bacterium:
- a CDS encoding CpaF family protein, with translation MSLLKRLEATRGSEPALGAKDRGKGTSAQSDPFQNLKMRIHKRIVDELSAEESKILTDKDVDRRVLEEVVAKLANSQMDGEPVPVPRGERTRIINEVVDEVLGYGPIDPLLQDETISEVMVNGPAQVYVERKGKLVLTDVRFRDDAHVMHVIEKIVAPLGRRIDESSPLVDARLPDGSRVNAIIPPLALKGPCLTIRKFSKEPLTVNDLVSFGTLTGDMAEFLRACVEGKLNVVVSGGTGSGKTTTLNVLSSFIPDDERIVTVEDAAELQLHQEHIVTLETRPPNIEGKGAITMRDLVRNSLRMRPDRIVVGEVRGGEALDMLQAMNTGHDGSLTTGHANSPRDMLSRLETMVLMAGMDLPVRAIREQIASAVDLVVQQARLRDGSRKITHLTEVQGMEGDVITLQDIFVFEQTGRDEAGRITGSLKPTGIRPKFLDKLAANGINIANGVFWAKEDRR, from the coding sequence ATGTCGCTGTTAAAGCGTCTTGAGGCTACGAGAGGGAGCGAGCCGGCCCTGGGGGCCAAGGATAGGGGCAAGGGGACCTCGGCGCAGTCGGACCCTTTTCAGAATCTGAAGATGCGTATCCACAAGCGGATCGTGGACGAGCTGAGCGCCGAGGAAAGCAAAATCCTCACAGATAAGGATGTCGACCGTCGGGTGCTGGAGGAGGTCGTCGCCAAGCTGGCCAACAGCCAGATGGACGGGGAACCGGTGCCTGTGCCGCGCGGCGAGCGGACCCGGATCATCAACGAGGTGGTGGACGAGGTTCTGGGCTACGGGCCGATCGACCCGCTGCTGCAGGACGAGACGATCTCGGAGGTGATGGTGAATGGTCCGGCCCAGGTTTATGTCGAACGTAAGGGCAAGCTCGTCCTCACCGATGTGCGGTTCCGCGACGACGCCCATGTGATGCACGTTATCGAGAAGATCGTCGCCCCGCTGGGCCGGCGCATCGACGAGAGCTCGCCGCTGGTCGACGCCAGGCTGCCGGACGGCTCGCGCGTCAATGCCATCATCCCGCCGCTGGCTCTCAAGGGCCCGTGCCTGACTATCCGCAAATTTTCCAAGGAACCGCTGACGGTCAACGACCTCGTTTCTTTCGGGACGCTTACCGGCGATATGGCCGAATTTCTGCGGGCCTGCGTCGAGGGTAAGCTGAATGTCGTCGTTTCGGGGGGCACCGGCTCGGGAAAGACGACAACACTCAACGTCCTGTCATCGTTCATCCCCGACGACGAACGCATCGTCACGGTGGAGGACGCAGCCGAGCTGCAGTTGCACCAGGAGCATATCGTCACACTGGAGACGAGGCCGCCCAACATCGAGGGCAAAGGGGCGATCACGATGCGCGACCTTGTGCGCAATTCGCTGAGGATGCGGCCCGACCGCATCGTCGTCGGCGAGGTGCGCGGCGGCGAAGCGCTCGATATGCTGCAGGCGATGAATACCGGCCATGACGGTTCGCTGACCACCGGCCACGCCAACAGCCCCCGCGATATGCTCAGCCGCCTGGAGACGATGGTGCTGATGGCGGGGATGGATTTACCGGTAAGGGCCATCCGCGAACAGATCGCCTCGGCGGTCGACCTGGTCGTGCAGCAGGCGCGGCTCAGGGACGGCAGCCGCAAGATAACCCACCTCACCGAGGTGCAGGGCATGGAAGGCGATGTCATAACTTTGCAGGATATTTTCGTTTTCGAACAGACCGGCAGAGATGAGGCGGGGCGCATAACGGGCAGCCTCAAACCGACCGGCATCAGGCCGAAGTTCCTCGATAAGCTGGCGGCCAACGGCATAAACATTGCCAACGGGGTGTTTTGGGCGAAGGAAGACAGGCGGTGA